The sequence GCTGTTGTTTGCTGACTGGTTGCATCACTACCCGCTTCAGGCTCACTTAATAAAAAAGCGCCAATGTATAAAGCATTGTCTTTTCTTCCCTGCGCCAAAGGAGTTAAATACTTTTTCTTTTGTTCTTCATTACCAAATGTTTCCAATCCCCAACAGACCAAACTATTGTTTACACTCATACTAACACTGGTACTTGCATCTACTTTACTAATTTCTTCCATGGCCAATACATAACTTAAAGTATCCATTCCGGCACCGCCATAGTCAGGACTAACCATCATTCCCATAAATCCTAATTCAGCTAATTTCATTACCTGATCGTAAGGGTATTTCTGGTGTTCGTCTCTCTCAATTACACCTGGTTTACATTCATTTTGGGCAAAGTCTCTTGCCGCTTTCTGTATCATCAAATGTTCTTCGCTCAACTGGAATTGCATGGTTTTAAATTTTATGCCGCAAAAATAAGCTAACAAGCGTTAGGATGTGCTTTGTTTTTGAAAAATATTCCTTATTGTTTCTTTTTGGTAAACAAGTTATTGCTACAGGTAAACAGACCCTCTCTGTTCATTGTTTCCAGATTGATGTATTTCCCCCCTAGTATGCTTTGTCCCATATAAGCAGGATTGTCTCCTCTTCCCAGGGGCCATGGACCTTCAGTATCCTGAATGTCTATTTCGGCAATTTTGGCAAGGGTTAATGCAAAGTCAGAACAGTTATAATTGCTAAGATGATATTGGTTAGAAATATTGTGATCTAAGTATTCCAAGATTTGTTCAAACTGTTTTTTACTTACCATTTTACCCAATAATTGATCCCAATCGTGAAAGGAGTCGTCTTTAATTATTGATTTTGCTTTGGGTGCCAGTGGGTTAACTGGAATTAATAAACCTGATTCAGGGTAAAATCCAAAGGTTTTATTGACAGCTGATAAATCTTGATTGTATTTAATAAGACTGATGAAGGAATGTCCTACTTCCCCCAATCCGGTATTGGTCTTTTTTTGTCCGGCAATCGGCTGCTTTATTAAAACCATTATTGCGTAATGACTAGCAACTTTGTTATCTAAGAATGCATCAACAATACTAAATGGATCAATGGGTTCAGATTCAATTTCCTCTGAAGGTTTTAGTGAAGGTTGATTGATATGCGCCTGAATCATCAATTCCAGTATATCGTCGTTAATAATACTTTCAGCTTCTGCTTTTGCATAATTCACTGCGTAACTGAATTGAGATATATAACGCTTCCCACGTTTTTTATAATTATAGGTAGCTTTTATTTCACCGGCCTTGTGGAAGCAGGACATCGCAGCCGGGAAATTATTATATCGTGCTAAAACGATGGCAATATTATTATACAAGTGCGAAAGTATGGTATCGCTTTCCGTTTTGTTTTTAAATTGTAAACCTTTATGAAGCGATATCAAAGCCTTTTGAGATTGACCTGAAGCAATGAACTGGTCACTTTCCTCGAGTACCCTGATAATATCAATATTTGGCAATAATTGTGCGTAAACTCCCTTTGTAAAAAATAACAAAACCAAACCCGTCAATATCAGAAACCGCCGCATAGCTTACATTGATTTACATTTTAAAAATATTTTTTATGTAGATTGAATAAAATCTCTCTGCCTAGTGGAGTCATGCCTTTGGTAGTATCTTGTAAAAAATGTCTTTTAAATGCAACTATTGCTGCACTGGTATCCTTAATATCATACCCTACAATTCTTAGGCCAGTTATATGATCAAAACTTGCAGGAACGGAATCTCTTTTATCATCATACCAATATCCAAAACCTTTTTCAGCCAGCAATTTCCAGGGAAATCTCCAATTGGGATCATTCTTTCTGGTTGGGGCAATATCGCCATGACCTATAAAATTTGCTGTAGGAATGGCATAGTCTTTTTTTAATTTACCCAGTACAACCAATAAACTGTTGATTTGGGCTTCTTCAAAATACTCAAACCCGGTATTATCCAATTCAATTCCAATGGAAGCCGAATTCATATCTAATTGATTCCCCCATCTGCTAACACCCGCGTGCTGTCCTCTAAAGTAATCATTTAGCATTTGGTATACTTTCCCGTCACTTCCAATTACATAGTGTGCACTAACCGCTGTTCTTGGCAGGGTGAATGTTTTTAAAGTTTGTTCAGTGGAATGCTGTGCTGTATGATGAATGATAACATAACTTGGTTTTCTGATTCCAAAATTGGTGGTACCCACCCAATAAGGCGAAGGGGGTATAGTATCTGATACAAGGGAAACAGGTGGAATTGATCCAATTTTTTTAAGATAGTTTTTGACCTGATGTTTATATACTTTATTGGTAGATTTATAAGGGTGTGAATTACAAGAAAACCCGATAGTGACCAGTAATGCTAATAAAAAATAAATTCCTTTTTTCATAAAATTGATTAATCATCTAAGTTATTAATTCCTGTTAATCGTACTTTGTTTTTTTCTCCGGCTGATAAGCAAGCTGCTCTTTTAAAGATCCGGCACTTGGATTATTGGTAATGGAAACCGCTACCTGAAACAATGCAATGAGGGCAATGATGGAACCCAGCAATTCCTCCCATAAAATCCAGTATCCCCAAAACCGGTACACTTTTGCTTTTGAAGGATGCGCAGACTCAAAAATTACCGTGACTTTTTGATTAGGTTCATAAGATAGCAACGGATAATTTGCTGCAATGCGATATTGGTGAATGCCAATGGAATAAAATGCCATTGGCAGTGTATTGCCATTGGCAGTATCTTTTACCAACTGTATGGTAGCAGGATATTTTTCTCCATAAAAATAATCAGGTTGCCTTGTCCAGAGGATATAGCAGCCAAAAATGATCAAGTATAATATAATTAATGATCGGGTCAGAACACAAAATAATAATTGAATAAAAAAGTCCCACTGAAACTCAGTGGGACTCGTGTATTTTTTCCGGAATTAGTTGCCGGCTACTTGTTTGCGAATAATATTCAACGCGCCACCCGCTTTAAACCACTCAATTTGCTGAGCGTTGTACGTATGATTCACAACGATTGAATCCACCGATCCGTCCTTGTGTTGTAAAACAACTGTCAATGACTTACCTGGAGCAAATTCGGTAAGACCTTCAATGCTGATGGTATCATCTTCCTGAATTTTATCGTAATCGGCTTTATCATTAAAGGTTAATGCCAGCATACCCTGCTTCTTCAGGTTGGTTTCGTGAATACGGGCAAAGGATTTAACTAAAATGGCACGAACACCTAAATGACGTGGCTCCATAGCCGCATGCTCTCTAGAACTACCTTCGCCGTAGTTTTCATCGCCTACTACAATTGAGCCTATTCCCGCTGCTTTATAAGCTCTTTGTGTAGCAGGAACAGGTCCGTATTCTCCTGTCAATTGGTTCTTAACATTATCTGTTTTTTCATTGAAGAAGTTAACAGCTCCAATCAACATATTATTCGAAATATTGTCTAAGTGACCACGGAATTTCAACCAGGGACCTGCCATAGAAATATGGTCGGTAGTACATTTACCTTTTGCCTTAATCAACAGTTTTAATCCCTTCAGGTCTGTTCCTTCCCATGCTGCAAATGGATCAAGTAATTGTAAACGCTTGCTGGCAGGGTCTACCTGAACATTTACCTTGCTTCCGTCTTCTGCAGGAGCCTGGTATCCGGCGTCTTCTACTGCAAATCCCTTTGCAGGCAATTCCATGCCAGTAGGTTCATCTAATTTTACCTGCTCACCTTTATCGTTGGTTAAAGTATCTGTGATTGGGTTGAAAGTTAAATCACCAGCAATAGCCAATGCGGTTACCAATTCAGGACTTGCTACAAATGCAAGTGTGTTAGGGTTACCATCTGCACGTTTGGCAAAATTTCTGTTGAAGCTGTGTACAATGGTATTGCGTTCTTGCTTCTCCGCTCCCATTCTGTCCCACATTCCAATACAAGGACCACATGCATTGGCAAAAACAGTTGCGCCTATTTTGTCAAAAACTTCCAGGAAGCCGTCGCGTTCAATGGTATAACGTACCTGCTCACTACCAGGAGTGATGGTATATTGTGCTTTTGGTGTTAATCCTTTTTCAGCAACTTGCTTGGCAAGACTTACCGCTCTGCTGATATCTTCGTAAGAGCTGTTGGTACAGCTTCCAATTAAGCCCACTTCAACTTTGGTAGGCCAGCCATTGGCTGCAGCCATTTCTTTCATCTTGGAAATTGGGGTTGCCAAATCTGGAGTGAAAGGACCGTTTAAATGGGGCTCTAATTCGCTTAAATTAATTTCAATAACCTGATCAAAATATTTTTCTGGTTCGGCATATACTTCCGGATCAGCATTCAGATATGCTTTAACGCCATCCGCCATTTGCGCTACTTCTTCTCTACCTGTTGCTTTCAAATAACGGCTCATACTTTCATCGTATCCGAATGTTGAAGTAGTAGCACCAATTTCAGCACCCATATTACAAATGGTGCCTTTACCAGTACAGCTCATGGCTGCTGCGCCTTCACCAAAATATTCAACAATAGCTCCTGTTCCACCTTTTACAGTTAAAATACCGGCAACTTTTAAGATAACGTCTTTAGGGGCAGTCCATCCACTTAATTTACCGGTTAGTTTAATACCGATTAATTTAGGCCATTTTAGCTCCCATGGTAAGCCTGCCATCACATCACAGGCATCTGCTCCACCGACACCTACAGCAACCATACCTAACCCACCTGCATTTACTGTATGAGAGTCGGTTCCAATCATCATACCTCCAGGGAATGCATAGTTTTCCAATACCACTTGGTGAATAATACCTGCTCCTGGTTTCCAGAAGCCAATACCGTATTTATTAGACACAGAAGCCAGGAAATCATATACTTCCTTGCTTTCTGCATTGGCAACTTCTAAGTCTTTTTTAGCTTCGTTTCTGGCAGTGATTAAGTGGTCACAATGTACCGTAGAAGGCACGGCTGCTTTTGGACGACCAGCTTGCATAAACTGTAATAATGCCATCTGAGCGGTTGCATCCTGCATGGCTACACGATCGGGTGCAAAATCTACATAACTTTTACCCCTTTCAAAATTACTCAGTTCCTGGTCTTCGTGTAAATGGGCAAAAAGAATTTTTTCGGACAAGGTAAGCGGTCTGCCTAAGGTTTTTCTTGCATTATCTACTTTGGCAGGCATTTCTGCGTACACTTTTTTGATCATGTCTATGTCAAAAGCCATAAAGTGATGTTTTTATATGAGATGAATCTATTTCAAAGCCTCGCAAATTTACATCATTTCAGTTGTAGGCTGTCAAAGGAATGCGAATAAATTTCCAAGGAAATGATAATTTTGTACGTAATTTTATTTATGGTAAAAAATTGGGTCAATATGGATAAAATAAGAGAATTCCTGGAATTGCAGGCATTTGGCGTTTGCTCTTCTATTGGCGATAAGCTGGGTATTGCATCCACAAGAATCCGCATGTGGTTTATCTATATCTCATTTCTAACAATGGGTTCTCCTATTATTATTTACATGATATTGGCTTTCTGGAAGAACATTAAAAACTATGTTTTCGCAGCAAAGAGGAATCCATTGAAGTATTATTAATAATAATGCTTATCCTTTTTTGACCTCTTTAGCCCAGGCATCTTTTAATGTAACCGTTCTATTAAAGACAAGTTTGGATTTATTGCTGTCTGGATCCTGCACGAAATAGCCCTTTCTTAAAAATTGAAATGCCAGTCCTGAAGGGTCTTCTGCTAATGCTGGTTCAGCATAGGCACCAGAAATAATTTGAAGCGAATCTGGATTAATATGGTCTTTGAAATCACCTTCAGCATTAGCCACATCTTCTACTTTAAACAGACGATCATATAATCTTACTTCCGCCTGAATAGCATGTGCAGCGCTAACCCAATGCAGGGTGCCTTTTACGTGAATTCCGGAAGTATCCGATCCGCTTTTGCTTTCTGGTATATAAGTACAATGTAAGGCGGTAATATTTCCCTGATCATCTTTAATGACTTCCTCGCATTTGATGATATAGGCGCTTTTTAAACGTACCATCTGTCCAGGTGCCAATCTGAAATATTTCTTTGGTGGATTTTCCATAAAATCTTCTCTTTCAATCCAGATTTCTTTACTGAAAGGAACTATTCTAACTCCACCATTCGAGTCTTCAGGATTGTTTTCACTGGTCAACTCCTCGGCATCTTGCGAGTAATTGGTTATGATTACTTTGATGGGATCAAAAACCACCATTCTTCGCTGTGCAGTTTTATTAAGTTCTTCTCTTACACAGAATTCCAGCAATCCCACATCAATCAGGTTATCTCTTTTGGCAACTCCTATCCTGTCACAAAATTCACGGATGGCTGCTGCAGGATATCCTCTTCTGCGCATTCCACTGATGGTACTCATTCTTGGGTCATCCCAACCGTTTACCATTTTTTCATTTACCAATTGCAATAGTTTACGCTTACTCATAACTGTATATGTCATGTTTAAGCGTGCGAATTCGTATTGTTTTGATGGAAATGTATTCAGATTTTCAATGCACCAATCATATAAGGGCCGGTGTGGTACAAATTCAAGCGTACAAATAGAGTGTGTTATTTTTTCAATGGAATCACTTTGTCCATGTGCAAAATCATACATGGGATAAATGCACCATTTATCGCCTGTTCTGTGATGTTTTGCGTGTTTAATTCTGTAAATAATCGGATCTCTCAATAACATATTGGGAGAAGTCATATCTATTTTAACTCGCAGCACTTTTGACCCGTCTGGAAAATTTCCAGCTTTCATTGCTTCAAACAAAGACCTGTTTTCTTCGGGTGTTCTTTGTGCATAAATGTTCCTGGTTCCGGGTGTTGTAGGTGTTCCTTTTTGTGCCGCAATTTCTTCACTGGTGCTATCATCCACATAAGCCAGGCCTTTATCTATTAATTGTAAGGCCATTGCATAAAGCTGATCAAAATAATCGGAAGCATATAATTCTTGAGCCCAGTTAAATCCCAACCATTTAACATCATTTTTGATGCTTTCTACGTATTCGGTATCTTCTGTTACAGGATTGGTATCGTCAAATCTCAAATTTGTAGATCCACCATATTTTAATGCAAGACCAAAATTCAGTACAATGCTCTTTGCGTGTCCAATATGCAAGTATCCGTTCGGCTCAGGGGGGAAACGGGTGGTAATGGATGAATGTTTCCCGCTGGCTAAATCAGCTTCAATAATTTCTTCTATAAAGTTTAAACTCTTCTCTTCGCTGCTCATTCCTTGTCTTTTCTTAATTATTTTCCTATTTCAACACTGTCAAAAAAAACCTGTGCATCCGATGCTTTGGCATCTTTATTAGTAGAGTAATACAATACCTGGTGTAAAACAGGTCCCATAAAGAATATATATCCAAATGCCTTTTTGCCTTTGAGGTTTTCATCAGATGAATTGGTTCCGTCAATTTCAATATAAAGGCTGTTCTTGTCCTTGAATTTTGTAATCATGTCTTTGCTGATACTAGCTCCTGCCATCTGACTGCTCATGCCTGCTTTCAATTGTTCCCAGAATCCCTCACCCATCATTTCAATCGGATCCCCCATTAGACCCATGGCACTTAAATCGAAAACCAATGCTCCATAAGATTTTGTGCTGTCTTTATCTGACGCAAAATAAATGGTTGCACCATTGGCAGATTTCTCACCTGGCTTAGCCGGGAATACTACAGTTACCTTTTCAGATAATTTTTGCGAAACATTTTGTCCATAGGACATTTGCGCGAAAGCAAATACAACAAATGCTAAAAGTATTCTTTTCATAATCTACAATTTCCCGGTTTCATAACGGGCGATAAAATTAATTGATTTTACCATGTCAGTATGTAAAATTCTATCCGCATCATTAAAAGAAACTAATTCCCTGTATTCCTTTATTAAAATTTCGAGTATAGGTGAAGTGGTTGCCGGTCTTCGGAAATCCATTGCCTGAGCCGCAGTCATTAATTCAATGGCCAGTACTTTCTCTACGTTTTGTATTAAGCGAAAACACTTGGTTGCCGCATTGGCCCCCATGCTAACATGGTCTTCCTGATTATTAGAGCTAGATATACTGTCTACGGAAGAGGGGGTACAAAGCTGTTTATTTTCGCTAACAATTCCTGCAGCAGTGTATTGAGGAATCATAAACCCGGAATTTAATCCTGCGTTTTTCACCAAAAAAAGCGGCAGACTGCGCTGACCTGATATTAACTGATAGGTTCTTCTTTCAGAGATACTGGCCATTTCACTCATGGCAATACACAAATAATCCAGATTAATAGCAAGTGGCTGGCCATGAAAATTCCCCCCACTTAAAATCAGATCTAATTCAGGGAAAACATTCGGGTTGTCGGTTACGGCATTCACTTCCTGCATGAATACAGAAAGTATATGGTCAAATGCATCCTTGCTTGCTCCGTGAACCTGCGGAATACACCGGAAAGAATAAGGATCCTGTACCTGTGATTTCGGCTGAGAGACAATGGAACTGCCATTCAGATATTGTCTGATTTTTTCAGCTGTAGCTTTTTGCCCCTTGTGTCCTCTTATTGCATGTATTGCTTCGTGAAATGGCTCGATAACACAAGCGAATGCGTCTATTGATAAAGCTGCAATCAGGTCGGCCATTTTTAATAAATGTTCCGCTTTTTTTAAGCAATACAATCCATAGGCATTCATAAACTGAGTTCCATTAATCAATGCTAGCCCTTCTTTACTCTGTAAATGAATGGGCTCCCAATTCATAATGGCAAGGGCTTCTGCTGAAGTCATTCTCTTTCCCTTATAATTCACTTCACCCAAACCTAGTAATGGCAGACTCATATGACTTAAAGGGGCCAGGTCACCGGATGCGCCCAATGATCCCTGTGTATAGATAACCGGAATAATCTGATGATTGTACATGTCCATCAATCGGATAACCGTGTTGATACTTACTCCGCTTTTTCCATAACTCAGTTGCTTAATTTTCAGCATCATCATGAGTTTTACGATAGGTTCGGGTACTTCTTCACCCAATCCGCAGGCATGTGATACTATCAGGTTGTATTGCAGCTGTTCAATCTGATCGGTACTGATTTGTACATTCTGCAGATAGCCAAAACCAGTATTTACTCCGTAATATTTGGATTCAGAAGCCTTCATTTTTTCATCAACATAGCTTCTGCAGGCAAGTACCTTTTCATGAGCATCAAATGTGATGGAAACCTGCTGGTCAAAGTCTAGTAAATGTTTTATTTGCTGAAAATTCAGCGGTTTGCTGTCCAATGGAAGGTAGTTATAGCTCATGAAGGCAATCGTTTGCTGCAAAGTAAACTGATTTAGCATTTATCTGCCCAATTTGAAATGCAGTTTGATTTAGTAAAAAAAAATCCTTTATTTTGCACCTCCAAAACTGGTTCGGTAGCTCAGCTGGATAGAGCAACTGCCTTCTAAGCAGTAGGTCATTGGTTCGAATCCAATCCGAATCACGAAAGCCTCAAGGATACTTGGGGCTTTTTTTATTACTTTGCCTTATGAATGTTCAAATGGAAGAAGGCTGGAAAGAATTGCTCTCCAAAGAGTTTGAAAAACCTTTCTTTCAGAAGTTAGCACTTCATTTGCGAACAGAGAAAGCCACAAAAGCTGTTATTTACCCTCCCGGGCCTTTGATATTCAACGCTTTTAACAGCACCCCCTTTCAAACTTTGAAAGTAGTTATCCTGGGGCAGGATCCCTATCATGGGCCAGGTCAAGCACATGGTTTAAGTTTTTCGGTACCAGAGGGAGTAAAACCGCCGCCTTCACTGTTAAATATATTCAAAGAGTTGCACCAGGATATCGGAATGCCAATGCCCAGTACAGGGAACCTTAGTGCCTGGGCTAAACAGGGTGTTCTACTTTTAAATGCCGTTTTAACGGTTAGGGCCAATGAACCGGCCAGCCATGCTAAAATTGGATGGATGGATTTTACTGATGCAGTAATAAGGAAAATCTCATCTGAAAAACAGGGGGTGATATTTTTACTTTGGGGAAAGTTTGCACAGGAAAAACAGGCACTGATAGATGAAACAAAAAATTACGTACTGAAAGCAGCCCACCCCTCTCCGTTTAGTGCAGATAAAGGGTTCTTTGGATGTAAACATTTTAGTAAGACCAATGAACTGCTGGTTCAGCAGGGATTGGATCCCATTGACTGGCAATTGCCTTAATATAAAAACATGAAAATAATTAAATCAATATTTGGAAGAATCTGGGCTTTATGGGGGCTCACAACTTTTGTTGCCACCTTTCTTATCATCATTATACCTTCTCTGCTAACAGCATTGATTCCAGATCCCAAAGGCATGAGTTATTTCATTCAATTGGCTAAGGTTTGGATGAATACCTGGTTGTTTTTAATTGGATGTCCAGTAACAGTGCGGGGTAAATTTCACTTTAAGAAAGGTCAACCCTATATTGTAACCTGCAACCACAATTCGCTGCTGGATATTCCTCTTTCTT is a genomic window of Sediminibacterium sp. TEGAF015 containing:
- a CDS encoding glutamine--tRNA ligase/YqeY domain fusion protein; amino-acid sequence: MSSEEKSLNFIEEIIEADLASGKHSSITTRFPPEPNGYLHIGHAKSIVLNFGLALKYGGSTNLRFDDTNPVTEDTEYVESIKNDVKWLGFNWAQELYASDYFDQLYAMALQLIDKGLAYVDDSTSEEIAAQKGTPTTPGTRNIYAQRTPEENRSLFEAMKAGNFPDGSKVLRVKIDMTSPNMLLRDPIIYRIKHAKHHRTGDKWCIYPMYDFAHGQSDSIEKITHSICTLEFVPHRPLYDWCIENLNTFPSKQYEFARLNMTYTVMSKRKLLQLVNEKMVNGWDDPRMSTISGMRRRGYPAAAIREFCDRIGVAKRDNLIDVGLLEFCVREELNKTAQRRMVVFDPIKVIITNYSQDAEELTSENNPEDSNGGVRIVPFSKEIWIEREDFMENPPKKYFRLAPGQMVRLKSAYIIKCEEVIKDDQGNITALHCTYIPESKSGSDTSGIHVKGTLHWVSAAHAIQAEVRLYDRLFKVEDVANAEGDFKDHINPDSLQIISGAYAEPALAEDPSGLAFQFLRKGYFVQDPDSNKSKLVFNRTVTLKDAWAKEVKKG
- a CDS encoding PspC domain-containing protein, with product MDKIREFLELQAFGVCSSIGDKLGIASTRIRMWFIYISFLTMGSPIIIYMILAFWKNIKNYVFAAKRNPLKYY
- a CDS encoding aconitate hydratase — translated: MAFDIDMIKKVYAEMPAKVDNARKTLGRPLTLSEKILFAHLHEDQELSNFERGKSYVDFAPDRVAMQDATAQMALLQFMQAGRPKAAVPSTVHCDHLITARNEAKKDLEVANAESKEVYDFLASVSNKYGIGFWKPGAGIIHQVVLENYAFPGGMMIGTDSHTVNAGGLGMVAVGVGGADACDVMAGLPWELKWPKLIGIKLTGKLSGWTAPKDVILKVAGILTVKGGTGAIVEYFGEGAAAMSCTGKGTICNMGAEIGATTSTFGYDESMSRYLKATGREEVAQMADGVKAYLNADPEVYAEPEKYFDQVIEINLSELEPHLNGPFTPDLATPISKMKEMAAANGWPTKVEVGLIGSCTNSSYEDISRAVSLAKQVAEKGLTPKAQYTITPGSEQVRYTIERDGFLEVFDKIGATVFANACGPCIGMWDRMGAEKQERNTIVHSFNRNFAKRADGNPNTLAFVASPELVTALAIAGDLTFNPITDTLTNDKGEQVKLDEPTGMELPAKGFAVEDAGYQAPAEDGSKVNVQVDPASKRLQLLDPFAAWEGTDLKGLKLLIKAKGKCTTDHISMAGPWLKFRGHLDNISNNMLIGAVNFFNEKTDNVKNQLTGEYGPVPATQRAYKAAGIGSIVVGDENYGEGSSREHAAMEPRHLGVRAILVKSFARIHETNLKKQGMLALTFNDKADYDKIQEDDTISIEGLTEFAPGKSLTVVLQHKDGSVDSIVVNHTYNAQQIEWFKAGGALNIIRKQVAGN
- the ung gene encoding uracil-DNA glycosylase; this translates as MNVQMEEGWKELLSKEFEKPFFQKLALHLRTEKATKAVIYPPGPLIFNAFNSTPFQTLKVVILGQDPYHGPGQAHGLSFSVPEGVKPPPSLLNIFKELHQDIGMPMPSTGNLSAWAKQGVLLLNAVLTVRANEPASHAKIGWMDFTDAVIRKISSEKQGVIFLLWGKFAQEKQALIDETKNYVLKAAHPSPFSADKGFFGCKHFSKTNELLVQQGLDPIDWQLP
- a CDS encoding N-acetylmuramoyl-L-alanine amidase produces the protein MKKGIYFLLALLVTIGFSCNSHPYKSTNKVYKHQVKNYLKKIGSIPPVSLVSDTIPPSPYWVGTTNFGIRKPSYVIIHHTAQHSTEQTLKTFTLPRTAVSAHYVIGSDGKVYQMLNDYFRGQHAGVSRWGNQLDMNSASIGIELDNTGFEYFEEAQINSLLVVLGKLKKDYAIPTANFIGHGDIAPTRKNDPNWRFPWKLLAEKGFGYWYDDKRDSVPASFDHITGLRIVGYDIKDTSAAIVAFKRHFLQDTTKGMTPLGREILFNLHKKYF
- the hutH gene encoding histidine ammonia-lyase produces the protein MLNQFTLQQTIAFMSYNYLPLDSKPLNFQQIKHLLDFDQQVSITFDAHEKVLACRSYVDEKMKASESKYYGVNTGFGYLQNVQISTDQIEQLQYNLIVSHACGLGEEVPEPIVKLMMMLKIKQLSYGKSGVSINTVIRLMDMYNHQIIPVIYTQGSLGASGDLAPLSHMSLPLLGLGEVNYKGKRMTSAEALAIMNWEPIHLQSKEGLALINGTQFMNAYGLYCLKKAEHLLKMADLIAALSIDAFACVIEPFHEAIHAIRGHKGQKATAEKIRQYLNGSSIVSQPKSQVQDPYSFRCIPQVHGASKDAFDHILSVFMQEVNAVTDNPNVFPELDLILSGGNFHGQPLAINLDYLCIAMSEMASISERRTYQLISGQRSLPLFLVKNAGLNSGFMIPQYTAAGIVSENKQLCTPSSVDSISSSNNQEDHVSMGANAATKCFRLIQNVEKVLAIELMTAAQAMDFRRPATTSPILEILIKEYRELVSFNDADRILHTDMVKSINFIARYETGKL